Proteins encoded in a region of the Oscarella lobularis chromosome 5, ooOscLobu1.1, whole genome shotgun sequence genome:
- the LOC136187839 gene encoding large ribosomal subunit protein eL6-like — translation MENSKKPHSSRNYLLPGGVSRYSRSVMYRKKALYKKKKITVAKKEVKQERFKEKPVRGDKNGGKRIVPLIRRSRYYPTEDVRRPRKTRKIPKTAKLRQSITPGTILIILSGHQRGKRVVFLKQLPSGLLLVTGPYKVNGCPLRRVDQAYVIATKMTVDLKGVKIPAELTDDFFKREKRRKKKKDEDMFEQNEEDAHKPKPSLVENQKTVDAQVIEAIKKVPQLRSYLRCQFGLSKGQYPHRMEF, via the exons ATGGAGAATTCGAAGAAGCCGCACAGCTCGCGCAATTACCTTCTCCCAGGCGGCGTGTCGCGATACAGCCGCTCCGTGATGTACCGAAAGAAGGCGTTgtacaagaagaagaaaatcaccgtagcgaagaaagaagtgaAGCAGGAGCGCTTTAAAGAGAAGCCCGTGCGCGGAGACAAGAACGGAGGAAAGCGAATCGTTCCCCTGATACGAAGA TCTCGCTATTATCCAACGGAAGACGTGCGAAGGCCGCGAAAGACACGAAAGATTCCTAAAACGGCGAAACTGCGCCAGTCCATCACACCGGGCACGATTCTCATAATATTGTCGGGACACCAGCGTGGAAAG agGGTTGTTTTTTTGAAGCAATTGCCATCGGGGCTTCTCTTAGTCACTG GTCCGTACAAAGTGAATGGCTGTCCATTGCGTCGCGTCGATCAAGCCTACGTTATTGCCACGAAGATGACCGTCGATCTGAAAGGAGTCAAAATACCGGCCGAACTCACGGACGACTTTTTCAagagggagaagagaaggaagaagaagaaggatgAAGATATGTTTGAGcagaacgaagaagac gctCACAAGCCCAAGCCATCGCTCGTTGAGAACCAGAAGACCGTCGATGCGCAAGTCATTGAAGCCATCAAGAAAGTTCCGCAATTGCGATCCTATCTGCGTTGCCAGTTTGGCCTATCAAAGG
- the LOC136187866 gene encoding ubiquitin-conjugating enzyme E2 T-like, whose translation MQCHTRLKRELKSLSESPPPNVSCWLNEDSLNTLTAKIIGPPSTPYEKGVFTLHIAIPDRYPFEPPRIRFTTPIYHPNIDDAGRICLDLLKMPPNGAWKPAVNIAGLLSSIFLLMSDPNPDDGLMFDIARQYKTDKGAFTRKAREWTQRHAMKETSDDEPQSKCPRLD comes from the exons ATGCAGTGTCATACAAGGCTCAAGCGAGAGCTAAAATCTCTCTccgaatcgccgccgcccaacGTTTCGTGTTGGTTGAACGAAGACTCGCTCAACACGCTCACAGCGA AAATCATCGGCCCCCCTTCTACTCCGTACGAAAAAGGCGTTTTCACACTTCACATCGCCATTCCCGATCGCTATCCGTTCGAACCGCCGCGAATTCGCTTCACAACACCCATCTATCATCCCaacatcgacgacgccggtCGAATATGCTTGGACCTGCTCAAAATGCCGCCAAACGGCGCCTGGAAGCCGGCCGTCAACATAGCCGGTCTCCTCTCTTCTATATTCCTTCTCATGTCTGATCCCAATCCCGATGACGGACTCATGTTCGATATAGCGCGTCAATATAAAACCGATAAGGGCGCCTTTACTCGCAAGGCGAGAGAATGGACGCAGAGACATGCGATGAaggagacgagcgacgatgaaCCCCAAAGCAAATGTCCTAGACTAGATTAG